AGGTAGATCGCGTGCCGGGAGTCGCCGTCGTCGAACTCCCGGGTGGCCGCGCGCAGCAGCGCGGACTTGCCCAGCTGTCGGCCGCCGTACACGATGCAGGAACCCATCATGTCGACCACCTTGTCGCGCTCCTCGGCGCGGCCGTAGAACATCTCCTGCGGCACCAGTCCGGCGACGTCCGGGGTGAACGGTGTCGCCGACGTGAACGGCAGGGTGATCGCCATCGTGATGTCCCGGCCGGGCTCCGGCTGGGCGACGAGGTACGCGAACGCCGCGTCGTCGACCACGGCTGCGACCGGGAGTTTCCGGCCACTGCGGAACTGGCTCGCGAGTTCGCGACGGGCGGCCACGTCGAGCGTGCCGAAGTAGAGCACGACCACGGAATGGTCCGCCGGTTCGCTGCGGAGCAGTTCGACGAGTTCCTGCGGGGTCGGCGACCGCCAGACGGCGAGCAGGCGCAGGGTGTCGCCGGACGGGCTGATCGCACTGCCGAAGGCCGGGATGAGCGCCTTGCCGGAGGTCGCCCGTACGCCGGTGAGGTGCATCCAGTACGAGCGTCCGTGCGACTGCCCGCGTCGGGATCGAGGCGTGTTCGCCTTGTCCACGAGGAAACCGAGCTGTTCCAGGATGGCCTTGACCCGGCTGAGCGTGCCGCCGCCGGCCTGGTCGAAGGACTTCGGTGAGGACAGCGCCAACCACTGGCTGATCCGGCCGGAGGCGGCCTCCGGCCGGCCGATCTGGGACAGGTCGATCCTGGCGCTGGTGAGCGCGTCGACCAGGCGGCCACCGGACGGGTTCCGGCCGTCGTCGATGGCCCGCCCCAGCTCGGTCAGGAGACCCGTCTTGGGACCGGGGGCTGCCGCGGCGTTGGCGAACATCGCCGGGAAGACCGGGTAGAAGAGCCGGAGGTGGTCCACGTCGGCGCGGGGACCGGGCAGTTCGCGTCCACCCCGGACCGTCTCCAGGTACTCGTTGGCGGTGGTCAGATCTCCCGTCTCGATGCAGTGGTCGATCCGGGTACGGGCCGCCGCCGGCGCCTCGATCTCGGCGAACTGCCGCTGGATCGCCGCGATCGCCGCGCGCGCCGTCGCCTCCCGGTCCGCTTCGATCCGCCCGACCCCCTCGAGCATCGTGTTGAAGTCACGGCGGGGCCCCCGGGCGGCGGCCTCGTAGGCACGGGCCCGGGTGGAGAGGTCCGCCCACTGGTCGGCGGTCATCCGTCCGAATCGGCGGTCCGCGTCGATGCTGGCGGCGAGGGCGGCGACCCGGGCGTCGAGCTGCTCGGTGGAGTCCGCGACCGAGCGGTCCCGTGCCGTGGAGAGCCGCTGCGCGAGTTGTGGATCGGTCGGCCGCAGGACCTCGATGAGGATGTGCGTGCCGACCTGGTCGTGCTGCGTGGCCCGCTGTTCGAAGGCGGCCGTCCACCCGGCCGGGCCGGCGCGCAGCGCGTCGACCGCCACCGCGACGTCGCCCACCTCGACCCGACGGGAGAGCGTCAGCTCGGAGGTGATGGGCAGCGTCGGGGCGAGCGCGAGCGCACCGACGATGACCCGCTCGGCGGGAATCTCCGGCCCGCTGAGAGTGGCCGTGCCGTCGAGCAGTTCCAACGACTCGGTCAGCAGCGCCAACCCGGCCTGCACCGCCGCGTCCCGCGCCTCGTGGCCGGTGCCGGAGAGTGCCGCCAGCTCGTCCAGGGCCTGGCCCCGGACGGCGTTCACCCGGGTACGCAGCTCCGCCATCGGGTCGGCCATCCAGGTGCCGGCCGCCGACCTGGTCAACTTCTCGGTCGCCTCGACCCAGTTGGTGAGCAGGACGGTGACGTCCGAGGTCCAGTCCAGCACCTTCTCGCGTGCGCGGGCCTCGATCCGGCGGGTGCGCTTACCGGACTGGGGACGGCGGGTGTCCTGGTCCAGCAGGGTCTCGAGGGACGATCTGGAGCGCAGTTCGCGGATCCGGTGTCGGACGAAGCTCAGCGCCTCGACGTCGCGGGATCCGGCCGCGACGACGGCCAGCGGGGCGCCGAGGTAACCACCGGGCGCCATCCACGCCTGCCACAACTCGGTCGCGGCCTGGTATCGGATCGTCCGGGAGGGCGCGGACTGGAGCATGTCGCGGGCCACCCGGGCGAGAGCGGCGTGTTCCGCCTCCGCCTCCGCGGCCCCGGCCACCGCACCGACGCTGCTCGGCGTGAGGTAGGCGCCGTTGTAGATGGCGGTCAGCAGCGCCTCGGTGAGGTTCTCGACCGCCGAGCCGGATTTGACGATGCTGCTTGTTATGTCACGTAACGGACCGGCGGCGCCGGCGATCGGGGAGAGCAGGCCGGCGCGTACGGACGCGGCGTAGACCAGCATCTGCACGTCCAGCCGGTCGTGCAGCGCCTCGGCGTCCAGTTGGCGGACGGTGTCGGCGAAGGCGGCGGCGTTGGAGCCGGCCGAGGTCCGCATCGCGGCGGCGTGCGCGGCGAGCCGGTGTGCGGCGACAACGGGTACGGGTGTCTCCGCCGCTTCCAGCAGCCAGGAGGCGAGTGCGTACTGGCGGTCGTTGAGCAGGGCGGTGTAGATGGCGTCCGCGTCGGGTGAAGTGTTCCCGATGCCGGTGCCCGTGACCGGCGCGGGGCTGGGTGCGGGTTCGGGGCTGGGTGCGGGTTCGGGCCTGGGTGCCGGCTCGGGCCTGGGTGCCGGCTCGGGCCTGGGTGCCGGTTCGGGCCTGGGTGCCGGTTCGGGTCGGTCGACGGTGGACTCACTGGCGGTACGCGGAGCGGGAACCGTGAAGGTGAGCGTGGCGACGACCTCGTCGACGGTCACGTCCCGCCCGGGAAGCGTCGGGTCCGGCACGGTTGCTCCACCGTCGAACCGGCCGTTGGCGTGTACATCCGGTTCGGTGACCCGCTGCTCGTACCGGTCCGCCTGCTCGTCCCGGGCCGTCTGCTCGTCCCGGGCCGTCTGCTCGTCCCGGGCCGTCCGCCCGTTCCGGGCGACCAGGACCAGCGGGTCCGGGTCGGGTTCGTCGGCGCGGGCGGGCGCCGACTCGGCCTCGACCTCCTCCCCGACGTCGCCCTCGCCCTCGGCTGCCGCCCCGACGGCGGGGTCGGACTCGACGGCGGGTTCGAGCTCGACGGCGGACTCGGACTTGACGGCGGGGCGGGCGCCCAGGGTGAGGGTGCCGGGGAGCATGCACAGCAGCGAGGCGCCGGGGGATGCCTGCGACGCCCTGCGGGCGAGTTCGGCGCGGCGCTCGGAATCGCTCGCACCGAGGTCGATCGCCATGACGAGAGCTTCGAGGCCGGCGAGCAGCGTCGGGTCGCTGTCGGCGTCGGCCGTGGCGGCCAGCTCGGCGACCTGCTGGATCTCGGCGACGACGTACGTCGGCCCGGAGAGTGCGGTCAACTGCCGGACCCGCGTCACCAGGGCCATCGTCGACGAGGCCGCGACCGTCTCGTCGAGGGACGACCGCGCCTGCTCGACAGTGGACGGTACCGCCACGCCGGTGGCGGCGGCCACCCGTACGAACAGGTCCTCCATCTCGTCGGCGAGTCGGAGCATCCGGTCGAGTTCGGTGGCCGGAGGTATCCGACCCGCCTCGGCCGCCTGCACCAGTGCCGGGAGGTCACGTAGGCGCATCTGTTCGAGTACGGACTCGACGGCGTCACAGCGTACGGCGAGGTCGGCGAGTTCCTCGGGCGTCACCGGGGCCGCACCGGTCGCCTCGACCTCGGCCGGCCGACCGTTGGCCGCGGCGGTGACGGGACCGGCGGCCAGGACTGGATCGGCCGCCGGAACAGGCTCGGCCGCACCGGCCCGGTCGAGCTCGGCGACGATCTCGACCAGGCGGCCCAGCGCCACCGGGTACTCGGGCAGCAGGGGAAGCCGCTGGCGCACCTGCTGCCAGAGGCGCCGGACGATCTGGGCCTGGCTCCCGGTCCACCCGGCGGGTAGCTCCGCGACCAGCCAGCCGAGCGCGGCGACCGCTCCCGGGTGCCCGGTGCTCACCATGGACGACCAGACCGCGCCGCGTACGGCGGACGTGCTCCCGAACTGGCGGATGTCGCGCAGCGCGGCGTGTATCGCGGTGTCCGTCAGGAAGCCCAGGTCGGACGGGTCGGCGCGGAGCAGCGCGGCGAGTTCGCCCTCGGTCAGCATGCCGGTCATGGCGCTGGTACGGATCCCGAAGTGCAGGGCATCGTGCAGGACCCACGCGGCCCGCTCCTCGTGCACCCTCGCCAGCATGGTCCGGGTCGACTGTGCGACGACGTGGGCCGAGGCGCCGGACCGTACCTTGAGCTCCCGCTGGAGCGCGGCCAACTCCGGTGTGGACAGCCGATGGAGTTCGTCGACGAGCTCGGCGACCGTGACCCCGTTCGCGGCGGACTTGGCCAGGCGCGCGGGGCGCGACTCGCGCACCTCGACGTCGCGCAGGGACCACCCCCCGTCGCTGCCCCCGTCGTCCGTACCAACCTGGCCTGGATCCGGGTCAGTCAACGAGATCTCCCTCACACCAGTCCGACGACTGCTCACTGTCTAGCACGCGTATGACGCAGTAGGTGACCAGTGCCGCCCGGCGTGCCGTGGACGAGACCCGTTATCGCGACCAGGGGCGCCAATTGCCCAATATGTACGGTGACCGATCCACGACAGAACCAGGAGACATCATCGGGTCGGCCCGGCCGGACCGAGCCGGTCGCACCGGTCGCGCGGTTCAGCCGAAGGCGGTCAGGAACCGGTCGCGGAAGGCGTTCATCGGCCAGACCGGAGCCTGCGGTCCGGGCCGGAGCCCGCCCTGCCAGCCCCAACCGGAGATCCGGTCGAGTACGGTCCGATTGCGGGCCACGATCGTGATCGGCACGTCCCGGCTCGCGCCCTCACCGGTGACGATCGGCGCGGGCTGGTGGTCGCCGAGGAAGACGAGTACGAGATCGTCGTCGCCGTACTTCTCCACGTAGGAGATGAGGCTGGTCAACGAGTACTCGATCGAGCGTCGGTATTCGGTGCGTACCCGGGCGGCGTCGCGCCACACGACGTCCGGCGGGTCACCCTCCCTGGCCATGCTGTCGAAGACCGAACCGTCGCCGAGTTCGTCCCAGCCGACCATCCGGGGCAGCGGCGCCCACGGCCCGTGGCTCGATACCAGGGGAATCTCCGCCATCAGCGGTGGACGGTCCGGCTGGGCCCGCTCGAGGCGCTCGAAGGCCGCCAGCGTGTACTGGTCGGGCATGGGAGCGAAGCTGAATCTCGGCCCCTGGTATCCGAGGTCGCCCACCCCGTAGACCCGCTGATGCTGGTAGAACGCCCCCTCCGGCCAGGGCCGGGTCATCGCCGGCATGACCGCGACGGTCCGCCAGTCGGCCCGCCGGAAGGCGCTGTTGAGGGTCAGCCGGTCGCTCGCCAGCAGGTTGCTGTAACGCTGCTGGTTGTTGATCCACAACCCGGAGAGCAGCGTGGCGTGGGCCAACCAGCTCCCCCCGCCCGCGGTCGGCGAGGTGAGGAAGGCACTGCGGGAGGCGAACCCGGCCGCGTTCAACCGCCGGTTGCCCTCGTCGAGCAGCGCACCGACCTGTGGCGCGAACTCCGGATCCTGCACCGCGTCGCGTCCGTAGCTCTCCACGAAGGCGAGCACGACGTCCTTACCGCGCAGCCCGGTCAGCAGTTGGTCGCCGGGGGTGTCCCGGAAGGCGTCGACGGCCGCCTCGGCGGCGAACGTCTCCTGGTCCCGCAGGCCCGCACGGATCTGGACCGTACGGTCGTAGGCGAGGTCGGCGGCGCCGCTCGCGGCGACCGGCAGGCCGGGCGCGAGTTCGGCGCCGAGCACGGCGCAGACGACCCAGACGGCGCCGAGCGCGGTGACGACGCGGGCCGAGACGGTCCGATGCCGCACCACCACCCGGGTCAGCCGCAGCACCGAGAGTGCCATCAGCACGAGCAGGGCGACGACGAGCAGCACCAGCACCACCACGGCGCCGATCGCACCCGCCCGACCGACCGAGTCGGTGAGCACGCTGAGGGCGTCGTCGAACAGGATCCAGTCGAGCACCAGGTCGAACGGCCGGTCCAGGACCTTGAAGAAGCCCATGTCGAGCAGTTTCACGACGGTCAGCAGGCCAAGCACCGCGCCGAGCACCAGCGCCGTGACCCGCCTCGCGCGCGCCGGCAGGAACAGCAGGAGGAGCACGCCGAGCAGTCCCTCGACCGGGATACGGGTGAAGGCTCCCGGGGTGAGGCGGCTGATCTGCTCCGGGGCGACCAGCGCGAAGAGCACCAGGAGGGCGGCGAGCACGGTGGCCCCCCTCGCCACCAGCCGCCGACGCGCGCTCCCGCCCGGCGTACGGTCGACGTCACTCGCGATCGGTCGGTCCTCCCCCGTGACCGGCGGTCCCTCGGTCGGTTCCCGCCCCGGAGCCGGTTCCCGTCGCAGACGAGTGAAGAACGACAAGCCAAACACCTCTTACCCGCGAAGTCTGGTGGAGTGGGTCGGTACGACGGCAGGCGGTGCTCCGGGCGGAGCTAGCCGATGCCGGTCAGCGAGAGGATGTGTCCGAGCCCTCGCGGTCCGGTCGTGACCGGCCGGGGCAGCAGGAACACGCACATGCCGGCGGCAACCCCGCCGGAGTCGGTGAGCGGGTTGTCACCGACCATGAGGGTCCGCTCCGGTCGGACGCCCAACTGGTCGCAGGCGGTGAGGAAGACCTTGGTGGAGGGCTTGCAGACGCCGTACTCGTACGACATCACGACGGTGTCCAGGTAGGGCGAGAGGCCCAACTGGTCCATCGCCGGACGCAGGTCGAACCCGGTGTCGCTGACGATTCCGATGCGCAGCCCCCGCTCACGCAGGGCTTTCAGGGTCGGCAGGCTGTCCGGGAACGCCTCCCAGGACTCGGCGCTGACGGTGAGCGCGTACAGCTCCTCGCTCAACCCGGGGGCGAGCCGCTCGCACCCGGCCTCGTCGTAGAGCGCGGTCCAGACCTCGCGGTGCCGGGCGTTGGAGAGGTCCCTCCCCTTGGCCATCTCCTCCGCGGTGCTGCTGCGGTCGAGCACCCGCCGCCAGACCCGGGCGACCTCGTCGGGGTGGGGTGGTGCGACGCCGAGCCTGGCCACCGCCTGGTGCAGTAGCTTCTCGCCGCTGCCGCAGAGCCGGATCAGCGTGTCGCCCGCGTCGAACAGGACCGCCTCGAACTGACTCACGTCCGTATCTCCCTACTCCGGCCAGAAACTGGTGCACAGCATGGGGGCAGCGTCTCGCGGGATCGACAGGTGGGCCACCCGGAGGAGGTCTTCGCCGGGTCCGGTTGACCGTCCATGGTGGTCAACGGGCATACCTGGTGGTCGGCCGCCGGGCCGCGTCCGCCGGCCGGGGCGGTGACGCCAGGGTACGGACGGCTCCGGGTCGGACCGGGCGGTGACGCCACAGCCACCAGATGTCCCGGCCGAACGACTCGACCAGGAACGCCAGTGCGATCCCCAGGCCGACGGCCATCAGCGGGCGCGGGAGCAGGTCGGCCGTGGCGGACACCAGGGTCACCCCCTGGATCGCCGCGACCACCTTGCGCCAGTAGCGGGGCGGCAGTGTCCCCCGCATCCACGGCAGTACCCAGATCGCCACCACGAAGGCGTACCGCATGCCGCCGATGGCCAGGGCCCAGGCGCCGGTCACCGGCGTGAGGTAGACGCTGAGGGCAAGCAGGAGGAACGCGTCGACCTCCATGTCGAAGCGGGCGCCGAGTTCGCTCGTGGTGCCCGTACGCCGGGCCACCCTGCCGTCGACCGCGTCGAGCAGGAGCGCGACCACGGTGAGGGTGACCAGCAGCCCGACCGGCACCGGTCGGACGAACGAGTCGGCGGTCAGCGCCGCCACGCCGCCGATCAGGGTGGCCCGGGTCAGGGTCACCCGGTCGGCCGGTCCCATCCGCGTCGCGCCCGAGCGGCGCAGTCCTCGGCTCAGCAGGACACAGATGGCGACTCCGTACGCGACCCCCACCAGCCAGCCCGCCGCACCGAGGCCGACTGTTCCGGCAAGGCTCGCCAACATGACAATTTGGACAATCAGTCCAACCAGCGGACCGCTTTGAACCGTGCGCACCCTGCCTCCGTGTCTATCGTGTGTACGACCTTGATAGGGAAACACGTAATATGCGGCCGTTCGGTTCGAACGGATCTTGGAGAGGATCGATGGGATCCTGGCAGAGGAGGGGCCGGTGACACGCGAAGCCCGGGCCTTCTGGCTCCGCTCACCCGGGGTGGGCGAGATCCGGTCGACGACCCTGCCCGATCCGGGACCGGACGACGTCCTCGTCCGCACCCTCCACTCCGGCATCAGCCGGGGCACCGAGACCCTGGTCTTCCGGGGCGGCGTCCCGACCGACCAGTACGCGACCATGCGCGCCCCCTTCCAGGAGGGCGACTTCCCCGCCCCGGTGAAGTACGGCTACCTCAACGTCGGCGTGGTCGAGGA
The Micromonospora pisi DNA segment above includes these coding regions:
- a CDS encoding HAD family hydrolase; protein product: MSQFEAVLFDAGDTLIRLCGSGEKLLHQAVARLGVAPPHPDEVARVWRRVLDRSSTAEEMAKGRDLSNARHREVWTALYDEAGCERLAPGLSEELYALTVSAESWEAFPDSLPTLKALRERGLRIGIVSDTGFDLRPAMDQLGLSPYLDTVVMSYEYGVCKPSTKVFLTACDQLGVRPERTLMVGDNPLTDSGGVAAGMCVFLLPRPVTTGPRGLGHILSLTGIG
- a CDS encoding sulfatase; its protein translation is MSFFTRLRREPAPGREPTEGPPVTGEDRPIASDVDRTPGGSARRRLVARGATVLAALLVLFALVAPEQISRLTPGAFTRIPVEGLLGVLLLLFLPARARRVTALVLGAVLGLLTVVKLLDMGFFKVLDRPFDLVLDWILFDDALSVLTDSVGRAGAIGAVVVLVLLVVALLVLMALSVLRLTRVVVRHRTVSARVVTALGAVWVVCAVLGAELAPGLPVAASGAADLAYDRTVQIRAGLRDQETFAAEAAVDAFRDTPGDQLLTGLRGKDVVLAFVESYGRDAVQDPEFAPQVGALLDEGNRRLNAAGFASRSAFLTSPTAGGGSWLAHATLLSGLWINNQQRYSNLLASDRLTLNSAFRRADWRTVAVMPAMTRPWPEGAFYQHQRVYGVGDLGYQGPRFSFAPMPDQYTLAAFERLERAQPDRPPLMAEIPLVSSHGPWAPLPRMVGWDELGDGSVFDSMAREGDPPDVVWRDAARVRTEYRRSIEYSLTSLISYVEKYGDDDLVLVFLGDHQPAPIVTGEGASRDVPITIVARNRTVLDRISGWGWQGGLRPGPQAPVWPMNAFRDRFLTAFG